In Chloracidobacterium sp., the following proteins share a genomic window:
- the can gene encoding carbonate dehydratase, with product MSNIEHLLANNKQWAERSREQDPRFFTRLADQQNPDYLWIGCSDSRVSANVIVDLAPGEVFVHRNVANLVNHTDMNCLSVIQFAVEVLQVEHIIVCGHYGCGGIVAAMDSERHGLIDNWLRHIRDTANLHADRLEAICDPTERNNKLCELNVAEQVVNVGETTIVLDAWERAQPLSIHGWVYSLADGLIRDLDISIESEAELRGLRNRFLFTDKRPNADGASK from the coding sequence ATGAGCAACATCGAGCATCTGCTCGCCAATAACAAACAGTGGGCCGAGAGGTCGCGGGAACAAGACCCGCGTTTCTTTACGCGTCTCGCCGATCAGCAAAATCCCGATTATCTCTGGATCGGCTGTTCGGACAGCCGCGTGTCGGCCAACGTGATAGTCGATCTCGCACCGGGCGAGGTTTTCGTTCACCGCAATGTCGCAAACCTCGTGAATCACACCGATATGAACTGCCTGTCGGTGATACAGTTTGCGGTCGAGGTGCTGCAGGTCGAGCACATTATCGTGTGCGGCCATTACGGCTGCGGCGGTATTGTGGCCGCCATGGACAGCGAACGTCACGGCCTGATCGACAACTGGCTGCGGCACATACGCGACACCGCGAACCTGCATGCAGATCGCCTCGAAGCAATATGCGATCCAACCGAGCGAAATAACAAGCTCTGTGAACTGAACGTCGCCGAGCAGGTGGTCAACGTCGGCGAAACGACGATCGTGCTGGACGCGTGGGAACGCGCCCAGCCGCTCTCGATCCACGGCTGGGTCTACAGCCTCGCTGACGGCCTCATTCGCGATCTCGACATATCGATCGAAAGTGAGGCCGAGCTTCGCGGCCTGCGCAACCGTTTTCTATTCACCGATAAACGCCCGAACGCCGATGGAGCATCAAAATAG